DNA from Podarcis muralis chromosome 13, rPodMur119.hap1.1, whole genome shotgun sequence:
GGCAGAGCTCACCTAAAAACACAGCAAACAGGTGCAGGTCCATCAGTAAACAGGTCCATCCACCATTCAACAAATATATATTCTATACAAGTTGTACTGAGATTAACTGGAGATGTACAAGAATTCATGTGTGCTCTTGATAATCTCCCATTCACCTTAATGGGGATTGATAGAAGATGTTCCTAGTGGACGTTCCTTTCCCCTGTATCTTCTCCATTATTTCCCTATGTGGTGTGGCTTGTGACACAAGCTCTAGCTTCCTTTAGGTGACTTTGTAAAGGCGCATCAGTTCCATCAATTCTATTTTAGTTGGTCCATCTACTTGGCAATGGACTTGGGTAACAGGCATACCTTCCTCCTCTGTGGCATGTGAAAAGTCAGGAGGATTGCTAGGGTCAGTCCCCATCCTTTGCAATTTCTCAAACAACTGTCGACAGCTTTTCTTCTCTGGCTCACTCATGAGTTCCACATTCAATCCAAAGCGTTTGGTTCCTGAAAAACTCTCCAAAATCTCCAAGACGGAGTCCCGGTCTTTGAGGCAGATATTTTCACTGAACACTGCTAGGAATTCACCTAGGAAACCAAAAGCAAGATCTGTTTGGAAGATTTGGCCCAGGTTTTGGGATCCAAGTTGGAGCAGGAGCTGGTAGCATTCTTGGCTGTTTTTCATGCATCTGCGCCAATCTCTGTAGAATTCTGCAGATGTCTTGGGCAGCTGTTCCAACTCCTGGAGGAGAAGAACAATGTCACAGATCCCAACACAAGTGGATCCTGGCCCACTCTCCATCCCACTGGAGAAAGACCTTAACTGTTTGGCCTTAatggtgatacagtggtgccccgcaagacgaatgcctcgcaagacggaaaacccgctagacgaaagggttttctgttttggaggcgcttcacaaaacaaatttccctatgggcttccttcgcaagacgaaagcccatagggaaatctccgggacagcggggaagcgcagcgcgtcttccccactgtcctcggacctcctccgaaggctggcggcggggcggagagacctcctcccgccaccagccttcgtttctctgctatcccggacggcttttgaaggcaggcggggggggggagcaaagacttttgccccccgccggccttcagaagaggtccaggacctcttctgaagg
Protein-coding regions in this window:
- the DNAAF19 gene encoding dynein axonemal assembly factor 19, translating into MEGAIDFRALEKELEEAIAADEKYQRENEAKFRAVHQKVATYEEFRDIVLASHLKPLEKKDKVGKKRNVLWNSHAVKANFKQESEVQLSQELEQLPKTSAEFYRDWRRCMKNSQECYQLLLQLGSQNLGQIFQTDLAFGFLGEFLAVFSENICLKDRDSVLEILESFSGTKRFGLNVELMSEPEKKSCRQLFEKLQRMGTDPSNPPDFSHATEEEGMPVTQVHCQVDGPTKIELMELMRLYKVT